A stretch of DNA from Acinetobacter sp. C26M:
TTTGAGTTTGAGACATGGCTTGGTTTTCCTGTAGCTATTAATTCGCAGAGAACTTTTCGAACAGGAAATTAGCTGGTTTGATCTGTTCAGCATCTAACCAGCCACGGACCGCTTCGACCATCGGCACGGGACCGCACAGATATACATCAACATCGCCACTGTTTAGCCATTCAGATTCGATATGGCCTGTGACATAGCCTTTACGCGCATGCAGGCTGTCAGGATGGGCAACCACAGTCCGATATTCAAACCAAGGGAATTGCGCCTGTAATTCTGCTAATTTCTCCAAAGCCACCAGATCAAAATCGTTAGTCACGCCAAAGACTAAGCGTACAGGTTGGGTTGAACCTTTTTCTTCAAGCACCTGCAACATGGACATAAAAGGAGCAATGCCTGTACCACCTGCGAGCATAAGAATAGGACGAGTAACATTACGCAGATAAAAGCTGCCAAAGGGACCAGTAAAAGTCATTTTGTTGCCTGCTTGCGCAGTTTTACTCAAGAAATCACTCATCTTGCCGTTTGGAACATTTCGCACCACAAAACCAGTTAAACGATTGCCTGGTTTTGAGCTAAATGAATATGAACGGGTTTCACCTGTTTCAGGAATAGCGACATTGACATACTGTCCTGCAAGGAAATGAATATCGGGTTGACCTTCATCCAGTTGAATATCGAAGGTAATGGTCGAGTCAGAAAGATTTTCTACCCGAGCCAATGTGCCTTGGAAAGAATGAATTTCGGTTTTACATACATCAGATGATGCCTGAATTTGGAATACAGCATCTGAGCTTGGACGGCATTGGCACGCCAGAATATAGCCTTGTTCCGCTTCTTCTGGGGTTAGAGCATCTTCGATATAGGTTTCTTCTGGCATGTCATAACTACCAGATTCACAGAAGGCACGGCAAGTACCACAGGCGCCATCACGGCAGTCCAACGGAATATTAATTTTTTGACGATAAGCTGCATCGGAAAGGGTTTCACCTTGAGCGACACTGATAAAACGTGTCACACCATCTTCAAATTGAAGTGCTACATTGTGGTTTGACATGAGACGTATCCTACAAAATAATTTAAATTTGGGACCCCAACCAACAGTC
This window harbors:
- the benC gene encoding benzoate 1,2-dioxygenase electron transfer component BenC; its protein translation is MSNHNVALQFEDGVTRFISVAQGETLSDAAYRQKINIPLDCRDGACGTCRAFCESGSYDMPEETYIEDALTPEEAEQGYILACQCRPSSDAVFQIQASSDVCKTEIHSFQGTLARVENLSDSTITFDIQLDEGQPDIHFLAGQYVNVAIPETGETRSYSFSSKPGNRLTGFVVRNVPNGKMSDFLSKTAQAGNKMTFTGPFGSFYLRNVTRPILMLAGGTGIAPFMSMLQVLEEKGSTQPVRLVFGVTNDFDLVALEKLAELQAQFPWFEYRTVVAHPDSLHARKGYVTGHIESEWLNSGDVDVYLCGPVPMVEAVRGWLDAEQIKPANFLFEKFSAN